The proteins below are encoded in one region of Saccharomyces kudriavzevii IFO 1802 strain IFO1802 genome assembly, chromosome: 5:
- the SKDI05G1890 gene encoding uncharacterized protein (similar to Saccharomyces cerevisiae FLO8 (YER109C); ancestral locus Anc_7.406), which produces MSYKASGSHPDSFPSADQSYIATQCTQGLQNNILMATNDSQQQQQFQQQQQQQQQQPPQQQQPQPQQQQPQQQWTKQPTVENSDLKEKLNCKKTLNEYILDFLTKSSLKNTAAAFAQDAQLSRDIDHEEVDGPNFNESIGNRSSLSKVVETPQGFLYEWWQIFWDVFNTSSSRGGSEFAQQYYQLVLQEQRQEQIYRSLAVHAARLQHDAERRGEYISEDVDPMHLAAMMLGNSMSPAAPVQNVNVNPMPIAMVGNPIVNNFPIPPYNNTNLSIGAAAMAAAASPSGDFANMAPTQNRNQNFTGWPVYSYPLQPTTENSMGSPCNNNTINNTTNNKSPINPPKNLKTMHTSDKHNNVPMPKCTRSRSATCRAKGRATAGPGAKKRRKNNTATVSAGSTNAGSPYITTPGSTTSEPAMVGSRLNKTPKSDMATNFRNQAIAFGEEDIYSNVKSSPSMETVSPSTAVTKHPAKPRKNQKKASTLAFPIESASKNNSNNVVTAKKHSPSSIKVSRRKSTPSIILNADATKDENDMLRTFSNNTTPNMHSAPPTKTINSFPFSGLNLGSFNKPAVSSPLSSVTESCFDSESGKVIVKGGPKRAVNGKASAPSPLNIATPPPGDSQKQRNSKTVGNVVIKPPQGFSTTNLNITLKSSKIIPSLNNLVPQELPTREKPPEPSVNKDPRNNKGNNNALSTPEEKTPSSANQAYDFGVLKNAGSLLFPNQAYTSTNRTPNGNLNFPNETSVSINKGNDDRALVQPASDIGATLETQQPSTAERQNPPPQNMKFENVGMVGGQEPDYDINLLEANENDFNFINWEG; this is translated from the coding sequence ATGAGTTATAAAGCGAGTGGTTCACATCCAGATTCATTTCCTTCAGCGGACCAGTCATATATCGCAACCCAGTGTACACAAGGTCTGCAgaataatattttaatgGCGACGAATGATTCtcagcaacagcaacagtttcagcaacagcaacaacaacaacagcaacaacctccacaacaacaacagccGCAACctcagcagcagcaacctCAGCAACAGTGGACAAAGCAACCCACGGTAGAAAATTCTGatctaaaagaaaagctaaACTGCAAGAAAACACTCAACGAGTACATACTTGATTTTCTTACGAAATCGTCATTAAAGAATACTGCAGCTGCCTTTGCTCAAGATGCGCAACTAAGTAGAGACATTGACCACGAAGAAGTAGACGGTCCCAATTTCAACGAAAGTATTGGTAACCGAAGCTCGCTGTCAAAGGTGGTAGAGACACCTCAAGGTTTTTTGTATGAATGGTGGCAAATATTCTGGGATGTTTTTAATACTAGCTCTTCCAGAGGCGGTTCAGAGTTTGCTCAACAATATTACCAACTGGTTCTTCAGGAGCAAAGGCAGGAACAAATTTATAGAAGCTTGGCTGTGCATGCGGCAAGGCTACAACACGATGCAGAGCGAAGAGGAGAATACATTAGCGAAGACGTGGATCCTATGCACTTGGCTGCCATGATGCTGGGAAATTCCATGTCTCCTGCAGCTCCAGTTCAGAATGTTAATGTGAATCCTATGCCGATTGCAATGGTTGGAAATCCAATCGTCAataattttccaattccaCCCTACAATAATACAAACCTTTCAATTGGAGCAGCAGCAatggcagcagcagcatcGCCTTCTGGGGATTTTGCTAATATGGCACCAACCCAGAATCGAAATCAAAACTTTACTGGCTGGCCAGTCTATAGCTACCCACTTCAACCCACTAcagaaaattcaatggGAAGCCCATGTAACAATAATACCATCAATAATACGACTAATAACAAATCTCCCATAAACCCACCTAAAAACCTAAAAACTATGCATACATCTGATAAACACAATAATGTTCCAATGCCCAAGTGTACAAGAAGCAGGTCCGCAACTTGTAGAGCTAAGGGCAGAGCAACAGCTGGCCCAGGCGCTAAGAAACGAAGGAAAAACAATACAGCTACCGTTTCTGCAGGATCTACCAATGCTGGGTCGCCATATATTACTACTCCGGGCTCGACTACAAGCGAACCTGCTATGGTAGGTTCAAGGCTCAATAAAACTCCAAAATCTGACATGGCTACTAACTTCCGTAATCAAGCAATAGCATTTGGTGAGGAAGACATTTACTCTAATGTTAAATCCAGCCCTTCGATGGAAACTGTCTCTCCGTCCACTGCAGTTACTAAGCATCCAGCGAAGCCaaggaaaaatcaaaaaaaggcatCGACATTAGCTTTCCCAATAGAGTCGGcaagtaaaaataatagcaaTAACGTGGTGACAGCTAAGAAACACAGTCCATCCAGCATAAAAGTGTCGAGAAGGAAATCTACACCATCTATAATTTTAAATGCTGACGCTACTAAAGATGAGAACGATATGCTAAGGACATTTTCCAATAATACCACCCCGAACATGCATTCAGCTCCACCCACTAAGACCATAAActctttccctttttctGGTTTAAACCTGGGAAGTTTCAACAAGCCAGCTGTTTCCAGTCCATTGTCCTCGGTTACTGAGAGTTGCTTTGATTCCGAAAGTGGCAAAGTCATTGTGAAGGGTGGGCCCAAACGTGCGGTGAACGGAAAAGCGTCAGCACCATCCCCTTTGAACATAGCTACACCTCCTCCTGGCGACTCTCAGAAGCaaagaaattccaaaacAGTAGGAAATGTGGTTATAAAACCGCCACAGGGGTTTTCCACCACTAATCTAAATATTACGCTAAAgagttcaaaaataattccATCACTGAATAATTTAGTCCCACAAGAATTGCCGACTCGAGAAAAACCACCGGAACCGTCAGTGAATAAGGATccaagaaataataaaggCAACAACAACGCATTATCTACCCCGGAGGAGAAGACACCGAGCAGCGCTAATCAAGCATATGACTTTGGAGTCCTTAAAAACGCAGGCTCTTTGTTGTTTCCTAATCAAGCATACACGTCTACTAATAGAACACCAAACGGAAATTTAAATTTTCCTAATGAAACTTCTGTATCTATAAATAAAGGCAATGACGATAGGGCGTTAGTTCAGCCCGCATCCGATATCGGTGCTACTTTGGAAACTCAGCAACCCAGTACTGCTGAACGTCAGAATCCACCGCCGCAAAACATGAAGTTCGAGAATGTCGGTATGGTTGGAGGTCAGGAACCGGATTATGATATAAATTTACTGGAAGCAAACGAAAATGActtcaattttatcaattggGAAGGTTAA
- the KAP123 gene encoding karyopherin KAP123 (similar to Saccharomyces cerevisiae KAP123 (YER110C); ancestral locus Anc_7.408) has translation MDQQFLTQLEQTLNAITSGVGLKEATKTLQTQFYTQPTTLPALIHILQNGSNDSLKQLAGVEARKLVSKHWNAIDEPTRISIKTSLLQTAFSEPKENVRHSNARVIASIGTEELDGNKWPDLVPNLIQAASGENVQTRQTAIFILFSLLEDFTSSLTGYVDDFLALFSQTINDPASLEIRSLSAQALNHVSALIEEQETINPVQAQKFAASIPSVVNVLDAVIKADDTLNAKLIFNCLNDFLLLDSQLTGNFIVDLIKLTLQISVNTEIDEDVRVFALQFIISSLSYRKSKVSQSKLGPEITMVALKVACEEIDVDDELNNEDETAENEENTPSSSAIRLLAFASSELPPSQVASVIVEHIPAMLQSANVFERRAILLAISVAVTGSPDYILSQFDKIIPATINGLKDSEPIVKLAALKCIHQLTTDLQDEVAKFHEEYLPLIIDIIDSAKNIVIYNYATVALDGLLEFIAYDAISKYLDPLMNKLFYMLESNESSKLRCAVVSAIGSAAFAAGSAFIPYFKTSVHYLEKFIQNCSQIEGMSEDDIELRANTFENISTMARAVRSDAFAEFAEPLVNSAYEAIKTDSARLRESGYAFIANLAKVYGENFAPFLKTILPEIFKTLELDEYQFNFDGDAEDLAAFADSANEEELQNKFTVNTGISYEKEVASAALSELALGTKEHFLPYVEQSLKVLNEQVDESYGLRETALNTIWNVVKSVLLASKVEPESYPKGISTSTYVNADVLAVIQAARETSMGNLSDEFETSMVITVMEDFANMIKQFGPVIIMDNGDSSMLEALCLQVLSVLKGTHTCQTIDIEEDVPRDEELDASETEATLQDVALEVLVSLSQALAGDFAKVFDNFRPVVFGLFQSKSKNKRSSAVGAASELALGMKEQNPFVHEMLEALVIRLTTDKSLEVRGNAAYGVGLLCEYASMDISAVYEPVLKALYELLNAADQKALSAEDDEATREIIDRAYANASGCVARMALKNGALVPLEQTVPTLLTHLPLHTGFEEYNPIFELIMKLYQENSPVVTNETPRIIEIFSVVFKKEHDRIKLEKESTLGREENMERLKQFQTEEMKHKVIELLKYLNTTYNGIVAQNPDLASVIA, from the coding sequence ATGGATCAGCAATTTCTAACTCAACTTGAACAGACTCTGAACGCTATCACTTCTGGTGTTGGCTTGAAGGAAGCTACAAAAACTCTGCAAACACAATTTTACACTCAACCCACGACTTTGCCGGCCTTGATTCACATTTTGCAAAATGGTTCAAATGATTCCTTGAAACAATTAGCTGGTGTTGAAGCTAGAAAATTAGTTTCCAAGCATTGGAACGCCATCGATGAACCCACCAGAATTTCTATCAAGACCTCTCTTCTACAAACTGCATTTAGTGagccaaaagaaaacgttCGTCATTCCAACGCTCGAGTAATCGCTTCTATCGGTACTGAAGAATTGGATGGTAACAAATGGCCTGATTTAGTCCCAAACTTAATTCAAGCTGCTTCTGGCGAAAACGTTCAAACAAGACAAACCgccattttcatcttgtttTCTCTGTTGGAAGACTTCACCTCTTCTCTCACCGGCTACGTTGATGACTTCTTGGCTTTATTCTCCCAAACTATAAATGATCCTGCTTCTTTGGAAATCAGGTCATTATCTGCCCAAGCTTTGAATCACGTCTCTGCTTTAATTGAAGAACAGGAGACCATCAATCCCGTCCAAGCTCAGAAGTTTGCTGCTTCAATTCCTTCTGTGGTCAATGTCTTAGATGCTGTTATCAAAGCAGATGATACTCTAAACGCTAAATTGATCTTTAATTGTTTAAACGATTTCTTACTTTTGGACTCACAATTAACCGGTAACTTTATCGTTGATTTGATCAAATTGACTTTGCAAATTTCTGTCAACACagaaattgatgaagatgttaGAGTTTTTGCTCTTCAAttcattatttcttcattatcctACAGAAAATCCAAGGTTTCTCAAAGCAAGCTGGGTCCAGAAATTACTATGGTTGCTTTGAAGGTCGCTtgtgaagaaattgacgttgatgatgaattaaataacgaagatgaaactgcagaaaatgaagaaaatactccttcttcttcagctaTCAGATTGCTGGCCTTTGCTTCTTCTGAACTGCCACCATCTCAAGTTGCTTCTGTTATTGTTGAGCACATTCCAGCTATGTTACAATCTGCCAACGTATTCGAGAGAAGAGCTATTTTATTGGCTATTTCCGTTGCTGTTACAGGATCCCCAGATTATATTTTGTCTCAGTTTGACAAAATCATCCCTGCTACTATTAACGGTTTAAAGGATAGTGAGCCCATTGTTAAATTAGCTGCCTTGAAGTGTATCCATCAATTGACTACTGATCTACAGGATGAAGTTGCTAAATTTCACGAAGAATATTTACCACTGattattgatatcattGATTCTGCTAAAAACATTGTAATTTATAACTATGCGACTGTTGCTTTAGACGGTCTACTTGAATTCATTGCTTATGATGCTATTTCTAAGTATTTGGACCCGTTAATGAACAAATTATTCTATATGTTGGAAAGCAATGAATCCTCCAAGTTGAGATGTGCAGTTGTTTCCGCGATTGGTTCCGCTGCCTTTGCGGCTGGTTCTGCTTTCATTCCATACTTCAAGACTAGTGTTCATTacttggaaaaattcatccAAAACTGTTCCCAAATTGAAGGTATGAGTGAGGACGACATTGAATTAAGAGCCAacacttttgaaaatatctcTACTATGGCTAGGGCCGTCAGATCGGATGCCTTTGCTGAATTCGCCGAGCCTTTGGTTAACTCTGCTTATGAGGCTATCAAAACCGATTCTGCTAGATTAAGAGAATCTGGTTATGCGTTCATCGCAAATTTGGCTAAAGTTTACGGTGAAAATTTTGCTCCTTTCTTGAAGACTATTCTTccagaaattttcaagacATTAGAATTGGATGAATATCAATTCAATTTCGATGGTGATGCTGAAGATTTAGCTGCATTTGCTGATTCTgccaatgaagaagaattaCAAAACAAGTTCACTGTTAACACTGGTATTTCCTATGAAAAGGAAGTTGCTTCTGCAGCTCTATCCGAGTTAGCATTGGGCACTAAGGAACATTTTTTGCCATATGTCGAACAATCCTTAAAAGTTTTGAATGAACAGGTTGATGAATCTTACGGTCTAAGAGAAACAGCTTTGAACACCATCTGGAATGTCGTTAAATCCGTCTTATTGGCTTCTAAGGTTGAACCAGAAAGTTATCCAAAGGGTATTTCTACATCTACATACGTAAATGCTGATGTCTTGGCAGTTATTCAAGCCGCCAGAGAAACCTCCATGGGTAATCTAAGTGATGAATTCGAAACTTCGATGGTCATTACTGTTATGGAAGATTTTGCCAATATGATCAAGCAATTTGGTCCTGTCATTATCATGGATAATGGTGATTCTTCCATGCTGGAAGCTTTGTGTTTACAGGTCCTAAGCGTTTTGAAGGGCACACATACTTGTCAAACCATTGATATTGAAGAGGACGTTCCAAGAGATGAAGAACTAGACGCTTCTGAAACTGAAGCCACTCTACAAGATGTTGCCTTGGAAGTTCTTGTCAGTTTATCCCAAGCCTTGGCTGGTGATTTTGCCAAGGTCTTTGACAATTTTAGGCCAGTTGTTTTCGGGTTATTCCAATCCAAATCTAAGAATAAGAGATCATCCGCCGTCGGTGCCGCTTCTGAATTGGCTTTGGGTATGAAGGAACAAAATCCTTTCGTTCACGAAATGCTAGAAGCCTTAGTTATCAGATTAACCACCGACAAATCTTTGGAAGTTAGAGGCAATGCTGCTTATGGTGTCGGTTTACTGTGTGAATATGCATCAATGGACATTTCAGCCGTTTATGAGCCTGTTTTGAAAGCGCTTTACGAGTTATTAAACGCTGCCGACCAGAAAGCTCTGTCAGCCGAAGATGACGAAGCCACCAGAGAAATCATTGACAGGGCATACGCTAATGCTAGCGGATGTGTTGCCAGAATGGCTTTGAAAAACGGTGCTTTGGTTCCATTGGAACAAACTGTGCCAACATTATTGACACATTTGCCACTACACACtggttttgaagaatacaatccaatttttgaattgattATGAAACTATACCAGGAAAATAGCCCTGTTGTCACAAACGAAACTCCAAGGATTATCGAAATATTCAGTGTTgtattcaagaaagagcATGACAGGATCAAACTAGAAAAGGAATCTACCCTAGgtagagaagaaaatatggaAAGATTGAAGCAATTTCAAACCGAAGAGATGAAACATAAGGTTATTGAATTATTGAAGTACTTAAACACTACCTATAACGGAATTGTTGCTCAAAACCCTGATTTGGCTAGCGTCATTGCTTGA
- the SWI4 gene encoding SBF complex DNA-binding subunit SWI4 (similar to Saccharomyces cerevisiae SWI4 (YER111C); ancestral locus Anc_7.409) — MPFDALVSSQKDNSNHQNITPISKSVLLAPHSNHPVIEIATYSETDVYECYIRGFETKIVMRRTKDDWINITQVFKIAQFSKTKRTKILEKESNDMQHEKVQGGYGRFQGTWIPLNSAKFLVNKYEIIDPVVNSILTFKFDPSNPPPKRSKNSILRKTSPGTKITSPSSYNKTPRKKNNNTSTSTSTANKKGKKNAAINQPNPSPLQNLVFQTPQQFQANSSISIMNNNDSNALMNLNNDTRHNLINNITNNNSSQSTIIHQQKTGHENSFSNSYSATQKPLQFFPIPTNLQNKNIIQNNSTGNGRNNYSSNIDNDISNSNSSNSNLIIVPDGPMQSQQQHNEYMTNNFNHPMMDSNTNGNSKKKRKKLNQSNEQQFYNQQERIQRHFKLMKQPLLWQSFQNPNDHHNEYGDNNGNNNNTAVSNGSSIEVFSSNENDNGMNMSSRSMTPFSAGNISSQTKLENKMTDQEYKQTILTILSSERSSDVDQALLATLYPTPRNFNINFEIDDQGHTPLHWATAMANIPLIKMLITLNANALQCNKLGFNCITKSIFYNNCYKENAFDEIITILKICLITPDANGRLPFHYLIELSVNKSKNPMIIKSYMDSIILSLGQQDYNLLKICLNYQDNIGNTPLHLSALNLNFEVYNRLVYLGASTDILNLDNESPASIMNKFNSTANGTNDNEDAINQKRLQNLPQKSHYQQQQQQQRQQPHSHSRELPQRQNNVKIPKIIKTQHHDIEDSAPDDTLTKPDPEVSESQYLHSNQPNSTNMNTIIDDLSNINSFVTSSVIKSTPSKILENSPILYRRVSQSASNDEENGKNQEDQIEKKIDPLNGAKTTIPLLESPSTLLPIQISPLRKYSKPLSRQIDKLNAKIYTMQRLMGEEIKNLDHETIETESSISNTNKRLLKISHQIEDAFDSVSNKSSINSVSDLQSRIEETSSKLNSGRENFIQSLEKSQALKLATIVQDEESKVDIDHNSRSHLEKNEEPTPTSKSGSSSPNNAKAGTELSNDVQDSCDKNEMLKLATELTLLQFKRRMTTLRISEARSKVNSSTKLDKYRNLIGITIENIDSKIDDIEKDLRANA; from the coding sequence ATGCCCTTTGATGCTTTGGTATCAAGCCAAAAAGATAATTCCAATCACCAGAACATAACTCCAATATCGAAATCTGTCCTTTTGGCTCCTCACTCTAATCATCCGGTAATTGAAATTGCTACGTACTCAGAAACTGATGTTTACGAATGCTATATACGAGGGTTTGAAACTAAAATAGTAATGAGAAGAACTAAAGACGATTGGATCAACATTACGCAAGTATTCAAAATTGctcaattttcaaagacaaaaagaaCTAAAATATTAGAAAAAGAGTCAAATGATATGCAGcatgaaaaagttcaagGTGGGTATGGTAGATTTCAAGGTACTTGGATTCCATTAAATTCGGCAAAGTTTTTGGTCAACAAATATGAAATAATTGACCCTGTGGTGAATTCTATTTTaactttcaaatttgatCCAAGCAATCCTCCTCCCAAGAGAAGCAAAAATAGTATATTAAGGAAGACTTCGCCAGGAACTAAGATAACGTCGCCATCGAGCTATAATAAAACTCcgaggaaaaagaataataacacatcaacatcaacatcaaCTGCAAACAAAAAGGGTAAGAAAAATGCCGCGATAAACCAACCGAATCCAAGTCCTTTACAAAACCTTGTTTTCCAAACCCCTCAACAGTTTCAAgcaaattcatcaataagTATAATGAACAATAACGATAGCAATGCCTTGATGAATCTCAACAATGATACAAGACACAATTtaataaataatatcacAAATAACAACAGCAGTCAATCTACGataattcatcaacaaaaaaCCGGGCACGAAAACTCTTTCAGTAACAGTTATTCCGCTACTCAAAAGCCTTTACAGTTTTTCCCCATTCCCACAAATTtgcaaaacaaaaatattattcaGAACAATAGTACTGGCAATGGCAGGAATAATTATAGCAGTAAcattgataatgatatCAGTAACAGTAATAGTAGTAATAGTAACTTGATAATAGTACCGGATGGTCCTATGCAAAGTCAACAACAGCATAATGAGTATATGACAAATAATTTCAACCATCCCATGATGGACTCCAATACAAATGGtaatagtaaaaaaaaaagaaagaaactcAATCAATCTAATGAACAACAATTTTACAACcaacaagaaagaatacAAAGACACTTCAAGTTAATGAAACAACCCTTACTTTGGCAATCATTTCAGAATCCGAATGACCATCATAACGAGTACGGTGACAATAATggcaacaataataacaccGCAGTTTCCAATGGCTCCTCCATTGAAGTCTTTTCATCAAACGAAAATGACAACGGTATGAATATGTCTTCGCGATCTATGACGCCCTTCAGTGCAGGAAACATTTCATCCCAAACtaaattggaaaataaaatgacGGATCAAGAATACAAGCAAACAATATTGACGATATTATCATCAGAAAGATCTTCCGATGTTGATCAAGCCTTGTTGGCTACACTGTATCCGACGCCcagaaatttcaacatAAATTTCGAAATTGACGATCAAGGCCACACTCCACTACATTGGGCTACGGCTATGGCAAATATTCCTCTAATTAAAATGCTGATTACCTTGAATGCTAATGCATTACAATGTAATAAGCTGGGTTTTAATTGCATCACAAAATCGATCTTCTATAATAACTGTTATAAAGAGAATGCTTTTGATGAAATAATAACCATCTTGAAGATCTGTCTTATAACTCCTGATGCAAATGGAAGATTGCCATTTCATTACTTGATTGAACTGAGCGTGAATAAATCCAAAAATCCAATGATAATAAAGTCCTACATGGATTCAATAATATTGAGCCTTGGTCAGCAAGATTACAATCTGCTAAAGATCTGCTTAAATTATCAAGATAATATAGGAAACACTCCATTGCATCTATCtgctttgaatttgaacttCGAAGTTTATAATAGATTAGTGTACCTTGGCGCATCAACGGATATTTTGAACTTAGATAACGAGTCGCCTGCATCGATAATGAATAAATTTAATTCTACTGCCAACGGGACCAACGATAATGAGGATGCaataaatcaaaaaaggcttcaaaatcttcctCAAAAGAGCCACTatcagcaacagcaacagcaacagcgACAACAACCGCATTCGCATTCAAGAGAGCTGCCGCAACGACAAAATAACGTCAAGATTCCGAAAATCATAAAAACTCAACATCATGATATAGAAGATTCTGCTCCAGATGATACCTTAACTAAGCCGGATCCGGAGGTAAGTGAAAGCCAATATCTACATTCCAACCAGCCAAATTCTACCAACATGAACACTATAATAGACGACTTATCCAACATCAATTCTTTTGTCACCTCGTCGGTTATCAAGTCTACACCGTccaaaattcttgaaaactCTCCCATTCTGTATAGAAGAGTCTCACAGTCAGCAtcaaatgatgaagaaaacggGAAGAATCAGGAGgatcaaattgaaaagaaaatagatCCCTTGAATGGTGCAAAAACCACTATTCCATTGTTAGAATCACCCTCTACATTATTACCAATACAGATTTCGCCGTTAAGAAAGTATTCCAAACCGCTTTCACGACAAATCGATAAACTGAATGCAAAAATCTATACAATGCAAAGGCTAATGggagaagaaatcaaaaatctgGACCACGAAACAATCGAAACAGAGTCATCCATTTCTAATACTAATAAAAGATTACTCAAAATATCACATCAAATAGAGGATGCTTTTGATTCTGTATCGAACAAAAGTTCCATAAATTCAGTATCAGATTTACAATCAAGGATTGAAGAAACGTCCTCAAAGTTAAACTCCGGGAGggaaaatttcattcaaagCCTGGAAAAGTCTCAAGCATTAAAATTGGCAACGATTgttcaggatgaagaatcaaAGGTTGACATAGATCACAATTCAAGATCACAcctagaaaaaaatgaagagcCAACTCCAACTTCCAAGTCAGGTTCATCATCTCCTAATAATGCCAAAGCGGGAACCGAATTATCTAATGATGTACAAGATTCATGCGATAAAAATGAGATGTTGAAGCTGGCCACTGAATTGACGCTTTTACAATTCAAAAGGAGGATGACAACACTAAGAATAAGCGAAGCAAGGAGCAAAGTCAATTCATCGACAAAATTAGATAAATATAGGAACCTAATCGGTATCACCATTGAAAACattgattcaaaaatagacgatattgaaaaggacTTGAGAGCAAATGcataa